The proteins below are encoded in one region of Holophagaceae bacterium:
- a CDS encoding hemerythrin family protein, with protein MSSRQDGGAMKAKFEWKSQYETGIPIIDEQHKRLFTALDRIQDAVVHEVAKDEIRGLVQTLMEDTQEHFCTEEAIMSHHGFPDLLAHIREHQLLMEKLEELGQRFEENDHSMAMLVSTFMGGWLRHHISEGDLRYVQYMKSGQADTGSADLLLALWDKGAITFL; from the coding sequence ATGTCCAGCAGGCAGGATGGGGGCGCCATGAAGGCCAAGTTCGAGTGGAAGAGCCAGTACGAGACGGGGATCCCCATCATCGACGAGCAGCACAAGCGCCTGTTCACGGCGCTGGACCGGATCCAGGATGCGGTCGTCCACGAAGTCGCCAAGGATGAAATCCGGGGGCTGGTCCAGACCCTGATGGAGGACACCCAGGAGCACTTCTGCACCGAAGAAGCGATCATGTCCCACCACGGCTTTCCGGACCTGCTCGCCCACATCCGCGAGCACCAACTGCTGATGGAAAAGCTCGAAGAACTGGGCCAGCGCTTCGAGGAGAACGACCATTCCATGGCCATGCTGGTCAGCACCTTCATGGGCGGTTGGCTGCGCCACCACATCAGCGAAGGGGACCTCCGCTACGTGCAATACATGAAATCCGGCCAGGCCGACACGGGTTCGGCCGATCTGCTGCTGGCCCTGTGGGACAAGGGCGCCATCACCTTCCTCTAG
- a CDS encoding DUF2059 domain-containing protein, protein MSIGVASVGLLSGCGKHPVNQNTHFQAALELTKLENGPARTDLIIRLSTDELVKSGSIKPEEESLYKGWYKEVFSDESFLKEITTINMSNYSEKEMRDIISFYNTPSGRRMLQIQPLIAKQANSIYDKNIKKHLPSLTQKFSHSIEKKSDSN, encoded by the coding sequence TTGTCCATCGGCGTAGCTTCGGTCGGTTTACTTTCTGGCTGTGGCAAGCACCCTGTTAACCAAAATACTCACTTTCAAGCTGCCCTTGAATTGACTAAATTGGAGAATGGCCCTGCACGTACGGATTTAATTATTCGTCTTTCAACTGATGAATTGGTTAAGAGCGGTAGCATTAAACCTGAAGAAGAATCTTTGTATAAAGGTTGGTATAAAGAAGTATTTTCAGATGAATCATTTTTAAAAGAAATAACAACCATCAATATGTCAAATTACAGCGAAAAAGAAATGCGCGATATAATTTCTTTCTACAATACTCCGTCCGGGCGCCGGATGCTGCAAATTCAGCCCTTAATCGCAAAACAGGCCAATAGTATTTATGATAAAAACATTAAAAAACATCTTCCATCTCTTACCCAAAAATTTTCACATTCCATTGAAAAGAAATCTGATTCAAATTGA
- a CDS encoding YfbM family protein: protein MTLVAVDSKQYARLKSDQVFLEKTLFESAGPKVLDLDKAWHGIHFLLTGSSRETTGLSSSVILGGEKIGKDIGYGSAAYHSPETVKQIAKLLKSIPLSELSKRFNPIKMDKEQVYPDIWKEEGDQALAYLLEYYKELVAFYSKAAKSGKAVLFAVT from the coding sequence ATGACATTGGTTGCCGTTGATTCCAAACAATACGCACGACTTAAAAGTGATCAGGTCTTTCTCGAAAAAACACTATTTGAATCCGCCGGGCCAAAGGTTCTTGATCTGGATAAAGCGTGGCACGGTATCCATTTCCTCCTCACTGGGAGTTCACGAGAGACAACAGGGCTTTCCAGTTCGGTTATTTTGGGGGGCGAAAAGATCGGTAAGGATATTGGATATGGTTCGGCTGCGTATCATTCTCCAGAAACGGTTAAACAAATTGCTAAATTACTTAAATCCATTCCTCTGAGTGAGCTGTCAAAGAGATTTAACCCGATAAAAATGGATAAGGAACAGGTCTACCCCGACATCTGGAAAGAGGAGGGCGACCAGGCTCTCGCGTATTTACTGGAATACTATAAAGAACTAGTCGCCTTCTATTCAAAGGCTGCTAAATCCGGAAAAGCGGTGCTTTTTGCGGTCACATGA
- the psd gene encoding phosphatidylserine decarboxylase (Phosphatidylserine decarboxylase is synthesized as a single chain precursor. Generation of the pyruvoyl active site from a Ser is coupled to cleavage of a Gly-Ser bond between the larger (beta) and smaller (alpha chains). It is an integral membrane protein.) — protein MTFWPPSPRLAAVYAAAFFLLLVMGPGRGPFSLRLLRVYPKKMGSALVGWAANRTLPVFLRQPLLGHFAHSYGLDLAEAELPLQDYESLQALFTRRLKPGRRPQDPIIPGAVNSPVDGRIIACGRIEKDRAIQAKGLPYRITELLKHDMDAKRFEGGHYLTLYLAPKDYHRIHVPFRGCVSAVGRVEGELWPVNEASTLNVASLYERNRRATWVASGTGADEGLEVAAVLVGATHVGGVLIDEAWRQGRGLPKDGALPVPDLPCEPGQDLGCFAFGSTVVLLVAGPKAHAWKPGRTDGDVKVGQRLGAFE, from the coding sequence ATGACGTTTTGGCCCCCCTCCCCCAGGCTCGCCGCGGTGTATGCGGCTGCCTTCTTCTTGCTGCTGGTGATGGGGCCGGGGCGCGGCCCCTTTTCCCTGCGGCTGCTGCGCGTCTATCCCAAAAAAATGGGGTCAGCCCTGGTGGGATGGGCCGCCAACCGGACCCTGCCGGTCTTCCTGCGCCAACCGCTGCTGGGGCATTTCGCGCACAGCTATGGATTGGACCTCGCGGAGGCGGAATTGCCCTTGCAGGACTACGAAAGCCTCCAGGCGCTCTTCACGCGGCGCCTGAAGCCGGGCCGGCGGCCGCAGGACCCGATCATCCCCGGAGCCGTCAACAGCCCTGTGGACGGCCGCATCATCGCCTGCGGACGCATCGAGAAGGATAGGGCGATCCAGGCCAAGGGCCTGCCCTACCGGATCACCGAACTGCTCAAGCACGACATGGATGCTAAGCGGTTTGAAGGCGGCCACTATCTGACGCTCTATCTCGCGCCCAAGGACTACCACCGCATCCATGTGCCCTTCCGGGGCTGCGTCAGCGCCGTGGGCCGCGTGGAGGGCGAGCTGTGGCCCGTGAACGAGGCTTCCACCCTGAATGTCGCGAGCCTCTACGAGCGCAACCGGCGCGCCACCTGGGTCGCCTCCGGAACCGGCGCCGATGAGGGCCTCGAAGTGGCCGCGGTGCTCGTGGGGGCCACCCATGTGGGCGGCGTGCTCATCGACGAGGCCTGGCGGCAGGGCCGTGGATTGCCCAAGGACGGGGCGCTCCCGGTGCCGGATCTGCCCTGCGAGCCGGGCCAGGATCTGGGCTGTTTCGCCTTTGGAAGCACGGTGGTGCTGCTCGTCGCCGGGCCAAAGGCCCATGCCTGGAAGCCGGGACGGACGGATGGGGACGTGAAAGTCGGACAGCGGCTTGGAGCATTTGAATGA
- a CDS encoding PLDc N-terminal domain-containing protein gives MNSSNGSTLLIATSVIVGIPVLFGWLALIVQCANAEFKTDGDKVAWTLILLFLGPLGALLYLVGGRTRQDASRAKDKWVV, from the coding sequence ATGAATTCATCCAACGGTTCAACGCTGCTCATCGCAACCTCGGTCATCGTCGGGATTCCAGTTCTTTTTGGCTGGCTTGCTCTCATTGTCCAGTGCGCAAATGCCGAATTCAAAACCGACGGGGACAAAGTTGCTTGGACTTTGATACTCCTGTTTCTTGGGCCGCTCGGAGCATTGCTATATCTCGTTGGTGGCCGCACACGCCAAGATGCGTCACGCGCCAAGGATAAATGGGTTGTGTAG
- the scpB gene encoding SMC-Scp complex subunit ScpB, with protein sequence MTDDLFDQEPLFESGGDLAGALEALLLASGEVLELARLRELMGLGEGAIRQGLEALDGRLQPPRGSRLLEVGGGWRLATAPEYSELVGKLVTTIRSGKLTPAQIETLAIIAYRQPVTGPEINEIRGITASGNQLRTLLERELVEIAGRKAVVGRPMMYVTTRKFLLHFGLQSLSDLPHLGDFGEGNLEAMALSQLEQPMPEGSLFDGGHELDEIPPIPPMEDPEEGLDSADE encoded by the coding sequence ATGACGGACGACCTTTTCGATCAGGAACCTCTCTTCGAGAGCGGGGGCGACCTCGCCGGCGCGCTGGAGGCGCTGCTGCTGGCCAGCGGCGAGGTGCTGGAACTGGCCCGGCTGCGCGAGCTGATGGGCCTGGGCGAAGGCGCCATCCGCCAGGGGCTGGAAGCGCTGGACGGCCGGCTGCAACCGCCCCGGGGATCGCGCCTGCTGGAAGTCGGGGGCGGCTGGCGGCTCGCCACGGCGCCCGAATATTCAGAACTGGTGGGCAAGCTCGTCACCACCATCCGCAGCGGGAAGCTGACGCCCGCCCAGATCGAGACGCTGGCCATCATCGCCTACCGCCAGCCCGTCACGGGCCCGGAAATCAATGAGATCCGCGGCATCACGGCCTCGGGCAACCAGCTCAGGACTTTGCTGGAACGCGAGCTGGTGGAAATTGCCGGGCGCAAGGCGGTGGTGGGCCGTCCGATGATGTATGTCACCACCCGGAAATTCCTGCTCCACTTCGGCCTGCAAAGCCTTTCGGACCTTCCCCACCTGGGCGATTTCGGCGAGGGCAATCTGGAGGCGATGGCATTGAGCCAGCTTGAACAACCCATGCCCGAAGGTTCGCTGTTCGACGGCGGACACGAGCTGGACGAGATCCCGCCCATCCCGCCCATGGAAGATCCAGAAGAAGGCCTTGATTCCGCCGATGAGTGA